The region ATCTAACGGCTTTTTATAATCAAGCTGTTCTAAATACTGACGTATTGTTGTTTCATGCAAAGCAATAAATGGGTGAGTTAACTGATACCCTTGTCGCGCATTACGCTGAATATCTAAGCCAAAATCGGTTAGTTGACTAATCTGTTTCCAGATAGCAGTACGCGATACACCAATTTCTTTTGCTATGGCATTGCCGCTCTTACAATCACCATTTGCAAGAAAATCAAGTAATTGATATTGAATTGGCGTAAATCGCTTCATGAAATGATCTGATTTATAAAAAATTTGCTTATTTTAGCATCACTTTTGTTAACAAGAAATTACTCTACACAACAAACTAGGTAATACCATATAAACTAACTAATAGCTTCCTAATATTACAAGCGGCTACAAAGATTTTCTTATAGGCCTGGCATATTTCTCTTTTAAAGATGTAAGTTTAAAAATCTTGATTGGAAGGTAAAGTTATTTTTCGTAGTGATAAGATGCTGGGATCAAAGCATAGTGCTGCGCAACAGGCCATGGCCGGCATAAATGATACTAAAGAAACAAGTTGCTGATGAAGAGGATCAAATATTGTTTGTCGTCCATAGGATACTATATTTACTGAAAATTGCTCAGTAGGGTAACTTAGACCCATGCCGCAAGCTTTAATAAAGGCTTCTTTTTGCGCCCAAATATTAAAAAAACCTAGAGGTTGATAATAACTAGGTAAATTGGCTAATTCTTTTTGCTCTTGCTCTGAAAATAAATGTTTAGCAATACCTTTATAAGGCCTTGCAGAAAAAAACTCTAAGTCAACACCTAAAGGAAATTGTTGGCCGATAGCTAGAATAGCTAAATCTTGTGAATGACTGATATTAAATTCTAGCTGCTTATTATTGATTACAGAGGGTTTGCCATATTTATTGTAAGAAAACGTTAACATTTCTGGGTTTAGTTGCAAGTAGCGACTTAAAATTAGGCGTAACATAGCACGGGCAATGGAAAAGCGACGCTTATGGTGCGGGAAGTAAAATCGATTTCCCCTAGCTAATTCTTCTTCGTTTAGAATTATATCTCTGTTAATAGGTGCTTGGGTTAGAGAAAATTGCCAAATATCGATACGATTAGGTGCAAGTTCAAGATCATAAGTAGATATTACTTCAAATAAAGAAGAGTTCATTGTGTCAAAGGTAGCATCAAAAGACGGTTAAAGGTATCATAGCGTACGAGAAGTAATTCGCCAACGAGTAATGTATGAGCCTACAATTTTTAGATTTTGAGCAACCTATTGAAGAGTTAAATCAAAAAATTCAAGCATTGCGCATGGTTGGAAATGATAATGAAGTCAATTTAAGTGAAGAAATTGCCCGACTTGAAGCGAAGTGCGAAGAATTAACTGCTTCTATTTTTGCAAACTTAGAGCCATGGCAAATTGCCCAAATGGCAAGACACCCTCTTCGGCCACAAACAATAGATTATATTGAAAATATTTTTACCGATTTTCAAGAATTACATGGTGATCGGCATTATTCAGCTGCACCTGCTATTATAGGTGGCCTTGCCCGTTTAAATAATGAACCAGTCTTAGTTTTAGGTCATCAAAAGGGCAAGCGTACTAAAGAAAAAGTTTATCGCAATTTTGGTATGGCAAGGCCTGAAGAATATCGCAAGGCTTTACGCTTATTTAAAATGGCTGAAAAGTTTCAATTACCTATTTTTACTTTCATTGATACTGCAGGTGCTTATCCTGGCATTGGTGCTGAAGAGCGCAATCAGTCAGAAGCGATAGCACGAAATTTGCTAGAAATGGCTAAATTAAAAACGCCTATTATTTGTACGATAACAGGTGAAGCAGGTTCTGGCGGCGCCTTAGCGATTGGCGTAGGAGATCGGGTTATGATGTTGCAATTTGGTATTTATTCAGTGATTTCTCCTGAAGGTTGCGCCTCTATTTTATGGAAAGATGCAGGTAAAGCCAGTGAAGCAGCTAAAGCTATGGGTATTACAGCTGATAAAATTTATGAGCATGGTTTGGTTGATAAAGTTATTAAAGAACCTTTAGGAGGCGCGCATCGGAATATTGAAACCATGGCTGCACGCTTAAAAAGCCTATTTTTAGAAGAGTTGCAAGCGCTTAAAGAATTACCCATGAATGAATTGCTCGATCAGCGCTACGAAAAATTTATGGGTATGGGGGCTGCTAATTGACACACTTTTAACCTCTAGTTGGGTTAATCAACTTAAATATTGCAATACCTTGTATGTTGGTTTTAGTGGCGGCCTTGATTCAACAGTATTGTTACATATATTAAGTAAAGAGACTTTATTAGCGGATAAGATAACGGCAGTTTATATTAATCATGGCTTAAGCCCAAAAGCTGAATTTTGGCAAAGCCACTGCGAGAAGATTTGTCAGCGTTTTAAAGTGGCTTTTTTAGCCCATAAAGTAAGCTTTAACCAAAGTGCAAATGTTGAAGAACGGGCCAGGCAGGCCCGATATGATTTTTTTCATTCTATCGTTAAGGAAAATGACGCATTAATACTTGGGCATCATCTGGACGATCAAGCTGAGACGGTATTGTTAAAATTATTTCGCGGTGCAGGCATTGCAGGTCTTTCTGCAATGGTTGACTGGCGAGCTTTCGGTTGTGGTTATTTAGCAAGACCTTTATTGACCCACTCTCGTAGTTTACTGAAAAATTATGCCTTACACCACGGTTTGAATTGGATTGAGGATGAAAGTAATTTTGATTGCACTTACACACGAAATTTTTTAAGACAGCAAGTTATTCCACTACTACAAACACGGTGGCCAAAGGTTTCTATTAATTTGGCGCGCACAGCACATCATAGTCGTGAAGCTCAAAGTAATCTTGATGAATTAGCTCATCTGGATTATCCCAATTTAAATAGTGTAACCAATAAGCTTTCGCTTATACCTTTACAAGATCTCAATAGAAATAGAAAACAAAATATTTTAAGAGTGTGGCTTAAGAAAAACACTTATTACCTACCCGAAACTAAACTTTTTAATAGATTAGTGCCCGAAATAATAGAAGCAAGAAAAGATAGTATCCCAGAGCTTAACTGGGGAAATTTTTGTATTTATCGCTATAAAAATTCCCTTTACTTAATAAATAAGCAAAAGAAAAATAATTTAAATTCTATTGAATGGGTTGATTTTCCTAATGATTTAAAATTGCCTGAGGCAGTAGGTACTCTGAAAGCCAATTTAACTCAAGAAGGCTTATTCGTTCCTGATGGTGCTCATATTTCTATTCATTTTCGGCGCGGTGGAGAACGTTTTTATTGGCGTAAGCAAACAAAGATTTTAAAAAAATTATTGCAAGAATGGCATGTGCCTCCATGGCTTCGCGATGAAATTCCCCTAATCTATATTAATCAACAATTAGCAGTCATCGTTGGCTATGCTATAAGTGACAATTTCTATAATCAGGGAAATCAATGTTATCAATTTGAGTTAAATTATTAACTAATAGTTAATAGGTATTAACTATTACCTACGTTTATCTTAATAATCAATTTAACTATAGTATGTGAAAATAGCTATAGGAGTATATTGATGATATCACGCGCAAGAATAGCTTTGTTGCTAGCTTACTTATCAGTCCCATCTATTGCAGGCGTTATTATTACTCCCGCTTTACCACTTATTCAGGCAGATTTTAAGTTAAACCAAAGTGAAGTAGAATGGTTAATTAGTCTCTTTTTAGTAGGCTATGTCTTTGGTCAATTAATTTATGGCCCAATAGCAAATAGGTTTGGACGCCTTTTTGCTTTAAGGACAGGTTTATTGGTTTATTTAGTAGGTAATTTACTCTGCATTTTTGCAGCACATTATATGAATTACCACCTATTTGAGATAGGGCGCTTATTAGCTGCTTTAGGCTCGGCTAGTGGCTTATCTTGCACCTATATGTTAATTAATGAATTATTGCCTATTGAACAAAGAAAAACTGCAATGGCTTATACAATTGTATCTGCTACTGTAGGTATTGGTTTAGCAGTAACTCTAGGAGGTGTAATAACAGAATATTGGTTATGGTCAGGCTGTTTTTTACTTTTACTACTGCAAAATATTGGGATGTTCATAGGGACTTTTTTGTTTACTGAAACATTAAGGCAAAAAACACCTATCAATATTAAAACAATCTTTAACAACTATAAAGAAGCGCTAAAATGCGAAACACTTGTGATTTTTGCCTGTGCTGTTGGTTATTGTACGATTATTAGTTATTGTTTTGCTGCTGTAGCGCCACATATTGCTAGTGATTATCTATACTTATCACCTGCAGAGTATGGATATTGGAATTTAATTAATATGCTTGGAATGCTTATTGGCGGTCTATGGTCAAGAAAGTTACTGCTTAGATACAAACCGATTGAAGTTGTTTTAATGGGTTTAGTAATGAGCGCACTTGGTATTATAAGCCTATTACTTATGTGGGAGCTACAATCAAACTCGCCTCTATGGTTTTTTCTAAGTACTACTCACCTATATCTTTTTAGTAGTATCGTTTTAGCTAGCGCTTCATTTATTGCTTCAAATGCTATATCAGATAAAGCCAGCGGTGCTGCTATAATGAGTTTTATTAATATGGGCAGCGCTACAATTGCGGTAATCATTATTAGCAAACTTTCTACAAATTTATTATTAGCTTTTGTCGAATTATTAATTGGTGAATGGATATTTATTACAAGTTTGGTGCTAGTTTATCAATACAAAAGAAGGACTTTATTAGTTAGAGACTAATATTAGGGCGTGTTTAAAAAATATTATTAGCAAAACTTTCATTCAATTTGATTCTTTAAAGGCAGCCATTGATAATACATTTAGATAACTATATTTATCAACAACTATAGCCTTTTGCAGTTACCAAACTTCATTTCATGCTAATGTACCAATATAAAAATTAATTAAATTTTTATATTGGTACATTAAGTATAATTCTTTACAACAATAAAAATCTGCACACCTTTATAGAGGATTATTATGGTGGCCTTTGTCCTCATCATTATCCGCTTCGCTACTTGGGTTCAGGTCGTGAGGGTTAGACAAGCATTTATCAGAAAACTTATATTCCTCAGCAAAATCATATAGTTTTATTCTTGATTCTAATGGTGCTTCATTGTTGCCTACGTAATCGACAATCTTTTGTCCCATATTGAATAATTTTGCAGCATTTTCTACATCTAAATCATCTAATCTACTACTATTAATCCCCTTTAATTCATTCAAAATATGCTTTTCTATCTTGTCTATTGAGATAGTGGCATCTGTCATAGCTTCCGTGAAAATGAACCGGTAGACCTATCATGTATATGAAAATAAGCCTTATAAGCGCTTAAAAATTCTATGGGATTACTTAAAGGTTTATTAGGCATATCATCTTTCCTCATGAGTTGTTTCATTAATTAGTATAGCAAATCATCTTTTAACTCTAAAAATAGCAAGCATAGTTTACTTTTGAATTCAAAAGGTTATAAATGAATTGGCATTGTTGCGTATATAATTGCAGAAATGAATGAGATATAAATAAGCAGGGTTTTTCATAAGATTAGCATTTAGCAAAATGCTATAAAATACAGAGTTTCCATTTATAATGTAAAAGAAAGTTTATAGAGAGCAAAAATGGAAGGATAATAGTCGCAGTTTAATTAATCGCAGTATAATAACCAGTTCTTCACAGAATATATGGTTAATAAAATTTAAACTCAATGATCTAAATGCATTAGCAATCTATTTTTAAAATATGCAAATGCTGGTCAACACATAGCTCTCCTGCCATTACGGCGCAGCCGTAATGACATTAGTTTATACAGGGAGGAAAACAGTTATTTATGCAACACGCTGAACAGCTTGCAGTATTTAGATGTGGAAGACTGTTTTCATATTTATTAGAAATTAACATTCAGGAAGATTCACTGCTAAACCTCCCATAGAAGTTTCTTTATAGATAGTTTGCATATCAAGGCCAGTTTGTTTCATGGTTTTAATTACTTTATCTAAAGAAATATAGTGACAGCCATCACCCATAAGCGCCATACGAGCAGCATTAACTGCTTTAACAGCTCCCATGGCGTTGCGCTCAATACACGGAATTTGTACAAGTCCTAACACAGGATCGCAAGTCATACCTAAGTGATGCTCCATGGCTATCTCAGCAGCATTTTCAATTTGTTCAATTGTACCGCCGAGAACTGCCGTAAGGCCTGCAGCGGCCATTGAAGAAGCAACCCCAACTTCGCCTTGACAACCTACTTCAGCGCCAGAAATAGATGCCCCTTTTTTATAAAGAATACCAATAGCTGCTGCTGTAAAGAAATAGTTATAGATATCTTCATTACTTAACTTATGGTGTGCTTCTTGGCAATATTTTAAAATAGCAGGAATGATGCCTGCAGCACCATTTGTAGGCGCTGTGACTATACGGCCACCGGCAGCATTTTCTTCATTAACCGCCATAGCATATAAATTTAAGCGATTCATAATGTCAGCATGTTCAAAGCTACTTTTAATACCCTGATGGTTAGTTAATTTTTTATAAAGTTCAGGTGCCCGTCTTTTTAGTAATAAGCCGCCAGGTAAAATGCCATCATGATGACAGCCATTTTCTATACAATCAGTCATGACTTTGGCAATTTTTACAATTCCTGCCTTAATAGACGCTGTGTCTCGCCATGTCTGTTCATTGGCCATCATTAATTCAGCAATGGTTAAATTATTTTCTCGACAATGGCGCAGTAATTCATCAGCAGTGGAAAAAGAGTAGGGTAGATTATTTTCTAGCTGAGACACTTGATCCATTTGTTCGTCAGTAGCAATAAACCCGCCACCAATTGAATAATAGATCTGAGCAAAGAGAATCTCATCATTACCATCATAAACAATAAATCGCATGCCATTGCTGTGTTTGGGTAATAATTCTTTTTGTAGAAATAAAAAATCAAGGGTGTCATTAAAGGATATTTCATGGCTACCATTTAATTTTATTTTTTGCGTCCTAAGGATCTCCCGCATTCTTGGCACCATACTTTCTGGGTCGACCGTATCAGGTAGTTTGCCTTCAAGACCATTAAGAATTGCCTTATCAGTACCATGTCCTTTACCTGTTAATGCTAAAGATCCGTATAATTCTATTTTAATTCGCTTAACGTTTAATAAGCTTTGCTGTAAATCAACTTGGTTAATAAATGTATTCGCAGCAAGCATAGGGCCAACAGTGTGGGAACTAGAAGGGCCGATACCGATAGAAAATAAATCAAAGAGGCTAATACTCATGGTTTTAAGGTAAAGAGATAAAATATCAAGTGTAGAAGGAATGCGTATTATTAACAATATAAGTATACGCTAAAAAGCGTAAAAAAAATTTAATTTAGCTAAATTTTGTTTGTAAAAACGTTAGAAAATTAGCAAATAGGGTAAATAAAGCTATTTTTAATTTTTTTATTTACATTGTTTAAGTTTTAATTATCCTAATCTTTCTATAACTAGCAATTTAAATTAAATTTAGGCAAAATAACCAGGCACTTTTCATGATTTTAAATCTTACGAAGTTAACAAGGGGAATTGTTTATGAAGATGAAATTAGTCGCTGCCGCGATAAGCTTAGTAGTGTCAACGGCATTTGCTGCGGCAGACTCTACTAATGCTAACAATAGTACTAATACTAGTGCCACAACATCTAATACTAGTACCACTTTAAGCAGTGACATGGACAAGCTATCTTATAGTATTGGTGCTGATTTAGGACGTAATTTTAAGAAACAAGGTATTGATATTAGTCCCTCTGCAATGGCTAAGGGTTTACAAGATGGTATGAGTGGCGGCCAACTTCAATTAACTGATGATCAAATGAAGGATGTTTTAAACAAATTTCAGAAAGATCTAATGACAAAACGAAACGCTGAATTTACTAAAAAAGCTGATGAAAATAAGGCAAAGGGTGATGCATTTTTGAACCAAAATAAAACAAAAGATGGCGTAGTAGCTTTACCTAGCGGTTTACAATACAAACCACTGGAGACAGGTAAAGGTGCAAAACCAGGTAAAGATGATACAGTCACAGTTGAGTACACAGGTAAACTTATTGATGGTCAGGTATTTGATAGCACAGAAAAGTCTGGCAAACCAGCAGAATTTAAAGTATCGCAAGTTATTCCTGGTTGGACTGAGGTATTACAATTAATGCCTGCTGGCTCAACTTGGGAAGTTTATCTTCCACCTTCTTTAGCTTACGGCCCACGCGGTATTGGTGGTGCTATCGGTCCTAATGAAACTTTAATTTTTAAAATTCATTTAATTTCTGTCAAAAAATCTTCTGACGCTAACGGTTAATACAGTAAAAACACTTATAGCAAAAAGCTATAAGTGTTTTTTAATTTAGGCTTATTAATTAGACTAATCTAAAAAATAATTAAGATGAATAAACGGATATTGATTGTATTTCTTTTAGGTTTTTCATCTGGTCTTCCATTGGCTCTATTGACAAGTACATTGCAAGCCTGGTTTGCTGATAGTGGCATGTCCGTATTAGCAACTGGCATGTTAAGTCTAATTGGGCTTCCTTACTTGTATAAAGTATTATGGGGACCGTTCCTTGATTGTTATACAATATTACCTTTAGGTAAACGACGAGGATGGATCTTTATCACTCAACTTAGTTTATGCATTGGTTTTAATTTAATGGCCATGTATAAACCTAGTGATTCAGCTTATGCTTTAGCTTTTCTAGCCGTAATATTAGCTATTCTTTCAGCAACGCAAGATACAGCTATTGATGCGCATCGAGTTGAGTACCTTGCTGTTAATGAACATGGTTTAGGTGCTTCATTTGCCGTATTTGGTTATAGATTGGCTTTACTGATTACAGGCGCCGGTGCTTTAATTATGGCTTCCTATTTTGGCTGGTCTATTACCTATCATTGTATGGGTTTGCTAATGGGGATAGGGATTATTACAACATTATGGAGTAAAGAACCTGTTAGGCAAATTAATAAAACTGATAATCTAATATCATCCTTTATTAAACCGCTTAGAGATTTAATGCAGCGACCTAATATTTTTTCTCTTTTATGGTTTATTTTTTTCTACAAATTAGGAGAGGCATTTACTGCCACCACGAGTGGAATAGTGATGCCTTTTTTAATTCAAGGAATAGGCTTTCCACTTGATACAATTGGTTATGTCAATAAACTATTAGGTATCAGCACTCTTTTACTAGGTGGATTAGTAGCAGGTCTTGTGCTTTTGCGTTTTTCTTTATTTAAGGCCTTATTTTATTTTGGTTTAATTCAGGCATTTACTAATCTTTTATTTATTGCATTAGCAATGGCAGGTAAAAATTTTATTTTGTTTGCAATTGCGGTAGCATGCGATAATTTTGCTGCAGGTATGGGATCAACGGCATTAGTTGCGCTTTTTATGCGGCTTGTCAATCAGCAATTTACCGCAACGCAATTTGCAGCACTCATTGCGCTTTCTAGTTTACCGCGTATTTTATCAGGCCCGGTTGCTGCTTTACTGCAAATGTGGCTTGGTTGGGTAGGCTTATATCAACTGTCATTTTTGTTAGCTTTAGGTTTTATTCCTTTTTTGATTAAAATCAAGATGCAAACGCAATTAGCAGAGGAGAAATTAGACCTACATACTTTAAAGTTTGTTCATTAGCATCTTTTTAAAGCCATTAAGAGGTTTTATTAAGATTCTTTAATAAAAATAATTCTATTAAAAACACCAATATTTTTTTATTAATGCAACTATTAAATAAAGATAAAAGAAATAATTAAATTATTTAAAAACTTACTTTTTGTTTAAAAATTGATCAAATAATAAATAATTAGTATAATCTAAGAATATTAATTATTTTAAAAAAAACCTATGAAAGACAAAAATGATCCCTTCTATCAAAGCCAAGCAGCTCAGTTACTAGTGAAAAAAAATGGACATCATCAAGACTTGATTAGTGAAAATGTAAATGAAGCAGCAAAAGGAGCAGCTGATCATATTTTATTTCAATATTATGTAAAGAATAATCCCAGACAGGGTGTGATGGTAAGAGATGCTCACGTTACACATGGTAGCCTTGAGGAAGTTGTTAACGCAATGACGGATTTTGAGGAAAATAAAGACGCTAAAGAGTTATTCATTCCTATTACCCTTTACGGACAACATGCGGTGCATGCACATGTAAAAAAAACGAATAACGATAAGTTTGTATTTGAGTATTCAGATCCTTTTGGCTCTACAAGCCCCTACGGTAATCCGCCTAAAGAAATAGTTGCAGAGTTAGAACGTAAATTTGGTCAAGGAAATATAATCTTTAAACCTACACCTACTGTTCAACAGAAAACTTCTTCAAGTTGTTTTGCGATTAATTACCAGAATATGGTTGATAAGTACGAGGGAGTAAAGCCTTCAATAAAACCGGTAGTTGATGGCAAGGAAGATCCATT is a window of Legionella busanensis DNA encoding:
- a CDS encoding 4'-phosphopantetheinyl transferase family protein; the protein is MNSSLFEVISTYDLELAPNRIDIWQFSLTQAPINRDIILNEEELARGNRFYFPHHKRRFSIARAMLRLILSRYLQLNPEMLTFSYNKYGKPSVINNKQLEFNISHSQDLAILAIGQQFPLGVDLEFFSARPYKGIAKHLFSEQEQKELANLPSYYQPLGFFNIWAQKEAFIKACGMGLSYPTEQFSVNIVSYGRQTIFDPLHQQLVSLVSFMPAMACCAALCFDPSILSLRKITLPSNQDF
- a CDS encoding acetyl-CoA carboxylase carboxyltransferase subunit alpha; the protein is MSLQFLDFEQPIEELNQKIQALRMVGNDNEVNLSEEIARLEAKCEELTASIFANLEPWQIAQMARHPLRPQTIDYIENIFTDFQELHGDRHYSAAPAIIGGLARLNNEPVLVLGHQKGKRTKEKVYRNFGMARPEEYRKALRLFKMAEKFQLPIFTFIDTAGAYPGIGAEERNQSEAIARNLLEMAKLKTPIICTITGEAGSGGALAIGVGDRVMMLQFGIYSVISPEGCASILWKDAGKASEAAKAMGITADKIYEHGLVDKVIKEPLGGAHRNIETMAARLKSLFLEELQALKELPMNELLDQRYEKFMGMGAAN
- the tilS gene encoding tRNA lysidine(34) synthetase TilS, translated to MNCSISATKNLWVWGLLIDTLLTSSWVNQLKYCNTLYVGFSGGLDSTVLLHILSKETLLADKITAVYINHGLSPKAEFWQSHCEKICQRFKVAFLAHKVSFNQSANVEERARQARYDFFHSIVKENDALILGHHLDDQAETVLLKLFRGAGIAGLSAMVDWRAFGCGYLARPLLTHSRSLLKNYALHHGLNWIEDESNFDCTYTRNFLRQQVIPLLQTRWPKVSINLARTAHHSREAQSNLDELAHLDYPNLNSVTNKLSLIPLQDLNRNRKQNILRVWLKKNTYYLPETKLFNRLVPEIIEARKDSIPELNWGNFCIYRYKNSLYLINKQKKNNLNSIEWVDFPNDLKLPEAVGTLKANLTQEGLFVPDGAHISIHFRRGGERFYWRKQTKILKKLLQEWHVPPWLRDEIPLIYINQQLAVIVGYAISDNFYNQGNQCYQFELNY
- a CDS encoding MFS transporter — protein: MISRARIALLLAYLSVPSIAGVIITPALPLIQADFKLNQSEVEWLISLFLVGYVFGQLIYGPIANRFGRLFALRTGLLVYLVGNLLCIFAAHYMNYHLFEIGRLLAALGSASGLSCTYMLINELLPIEQRKTAMAYTIVSATVGIGLAVTLGGVITEYWLWSGCFLLLLLQNIGMFIGTFLFTETLRQKTPINIKTIFNNYKEALKCETLVIFACAVGYCTIISYCFAAVAPHIASDYLYLSPAEYGYWNLINMLGMLIGGLWSRKLLLRYKPIEVVLMGLVMSALGIISLLLMWELQSNSPLWFFLSTTHLYLFSSIVLASASFIASNAISDKASGAAIMSFINMGSATIAVIIISKLSTNLLLAFVELLIGEWIFITSLVLVYQYKRRTLLVRD
- a CDS encoding L-serine ammonia-lyase, with the protein product MSISLFDLFSIGIGPSSSHTVGPMLAANTFINQVDLQQSLLNVKRIKIELYGSLALTGKGHGTDKAILNGLEGKLPDTVDPESMVPRMREILRTQKIKLNGSHEISFNDTLDFLFLQKELLPKHSNGMRFIVYDGNDEILFAQIYYSIGGGFIATDEQMDQVSQLENNLPYSFSTADELLRHCRENNLTIAELMMANEQTWRDTASIKAGIVKIAKVMTDCIENGCHHDGILPGGLLLKRRAPELYKKLTNHQGIKSSFEHADIMNRLNLYAMAVNEENAAGGRIVTAPTNGAAGIIPAILKYCQEAHHKLSNEDIYNYFFTAAAIGILYKKGASISGAEVGCQGEVGVASSMAAAGLTAVLGGTIEQIENAAEIAMEHHLGMTCDPVLGLVQIPCIERNAMGAVKAVNAARMALMGDGCHYISLDKVIKTMKQTGLDMQTIYKETSMGGLAVNLPEC
- a CDS encoding FKBP-type peptidyl-prolyl cis-trans isomerase, whose amino-acid sequence is MKMKLVAAAISLVVSTAFAAADSTNANNSTNTSATTSNTSTTLSSDMDKLSYSIGADLGRNFKKQGIDISPSAMAKGLQDGMSGGQLQLTDDQMKDVLNKFQKDLMTKRNAEFTKKADENKAKGDAFLNQNKTKDGVVALPSGLQYKPLETGKGAKPGKDDTVTVEYTGKLIDGQVFDSTEKSGKPAEFKVSQVIPGWTEVLQLMPAGSTWEVYLPPSLAYGPRGIGGAIGPNETLIFKIHLISVKKSSDANG
- a CDS encoding AmpG family muropeptide MFS transporter yields the protein MNKRILIVFLLGFSSGLPLALLTSTLQAWFADSGMSVLATGMLSLIGLPYLYKVLWGPFLDCYTILPLGKRRGWIFITQLSLCIGFNLMAMYKPSDSAYALAFLAVILAILSATQDTAIDAHRVEYLAVNEHGLGASFAVFGYRLALLITGAGALIMASYFGWSITYHCMGLLMGIGIITTLWSKEPVRQINKTDNLISSFIKPLRDLMQRPNIFSLLWFIFFYKLGEAFTATTSGIVMPFLIQGIGFPLDTIGYVNKLLGISTLLLGGLVAGLVLLRFSLFKALFYFGLIQAFTNLLFIALAMAGKNFILFAIAVACDNFAAGMGSTALVALFMRLVNQQFTATQFAALIALSSLPRILSGPVAALLQMWLGWVGLYQLSFLLALGFIPFLIKIKMQTQLAEEKLDLHTLKFVH